The following is a genomic window from Garra rufa chromosome 4, GarRuf1.0, whole genome shotgun sequence.
cagtgctgtaaatataaagcaagtctgacagtaaaacaacaaacaaaaaataagccaaaacaacAGCATTAACATTGAAGTTAACTCTGATGTTATgatgtgaggtgtaagattgtaatgtacAAGTTGTACAACTCTATATCTTGTTTATAtatgtttaaagttaaaaaagggaaaaaggatatatatatataaataaataaaatatacaagatAAATAACCAGATAAAGaggaaatgaagaaaataattcaaataggAACAATATTatcatataaataaatagatgaccACTGTTCAGGAGACATAGGTCAAACTTACACCAAGGGACTGTATTTTAACACGAGaacggtataaaccagtggttctcaaactggggtacGTGAGGTGATGGAGGGGTACGGAAAACAAAAGGCTGAGCTTTGGCATTCATTTAATTCTATCCCAACGTAAGGTTAAGGTGATGAGTTGGCATAAGTTGGGCTGAGGTTGTTGTGCTTTGGTGTTTcccatacattgatttatttgtggcaACTCACCACAATATTAAAACTGACCGCCACAACTAGATTTTCTAAAAGGCTTTGACTTTGTTGAACAAACGTGAGCACTGTACATGTACATGTTCAAtattttatatcactgtatctcTGAAGGAAACCTTTGGAAGTTTAGAaccttcttcagaaaaattttaatgttaattataGGGTCAGGAAAAGTGTGTGGGTCCCCCTCTCATCTCTGAGAGTTAAGTCCTCTCCTCCATGGACCTTCGTGAGGCAGTCATACCAGGTGTATTAGGCCTTTCCTAAATGGCCTCCCGGATGACTGCCTCTGTGCTCTTTATAGGGTCAATTATGAGCATGCTGCTCTCTGGAGCTCccatcatgttttctttaatcatgTTTTAGGTCCTCTTTGCCTTCAAATggaaacgtattagtgtggataTTTTATTGACCaattattttactttgttttgtatatttcgatcagataacattttaagctgtcatttaGTGATGTTACCACGTGCTCCTCACATGTTACATTGTATCCCACCCGCTTGGCATGTTGTCACACTTCACTTtgtttcttttgaggtaaataacaaaaaaaaaaaaaccttattattatgaaacaaagcgacatatttgtactagacaaacaaCATTTACACAAACTGAGAAATGTAAAAAGTGTTACGTTGTGCTCCCCTGATCATAAAGCTGCACATGAATGAAATAAAACTCAGCCAAAGCAGCTTTTTATCgatgcaaaaaaatataaataaaaggaaaaaaaaattctgccgtaaaacattttgaaattttctggctatttttttttaatacaccatGCTTGCACCCAAACTGaataattaaaaacacatttatatcttCTGTAGCCGATTCTTGTTAAACTCACAAGACATGCATATTATATGTGAATTTTAAGCTTGTTCTATGCATTTTATAGAACTTTTTTTTGTgcgaaattatatttattttggccatcaaaagtgtactgtccctttatttGAGCATGTCCCTTCTTCTTGACACTCACGCGCTGTTCCTGCTGCCGGTGTGAATTCACCCatttgtttgccaaaaaaaaatATGCACTGCTCACGCTTGCAGTGTGAAACGGGCCTAAAAGTTAGAATGGGAAATTACTTTCTGGGTACATCTTAACACTTATTGGTTTGAACtactgttatatttatttttttctaaaacgtttaatgtttattttctcACATATTTCTCATTGCATAGCGTGTGACGTATAAAGCACACAGGCTCTTCATCAGATCGTCTGCATGCTTAAAACATCACATTGCTatgcaaattattttaaaaaaatgtttgataCTTTTTGGAGCCTTGGCTGATATAGCTGATGAAACTGATGAGAATATTGCTTGTGAATAAATTActtcaacaaaaaaataaaaacaaatcttacaTACAACTAAGGCCTTGTCCACACAGAGATTAGCTGTATGtgcatacattttatatttttattttcttaagcAGTCCTTAATGTCAATTATACATCAAATTGATCCACCATgccaaatatatttacatttgagATGTTGTGGTTTCCTCAGGTTATATTCTTCATAAGAATatgtaaatgttagaaagtcatACAAACATCCATTTTGTTGTCAGGAGTGGACAAGGTTCACACAAGTAAACAAGCGCTGACACAATATAATAGTAGTttagtaattctgaggaaaacaggACTCAGCTTAGCCTGATGATTAGCCTTCCTCGGGCCAGGTTAGTTTAACAGCATTAGTTGCCCAGTCCTCCGGCTGCATATGCCTGTTGTGTATAtgtggcacatagtcttagtgtTTGTATTTGGCTAActagggcccaggtcaggaagcagacagactggctaaaccaaCCATCTGCTAgctgcctcacgtcacagaaatcagttcaTTCTCTGCACATAGAGATCCTtttacctagatatcacactTTAGAGAATGTGTCTGTTCCCCCagttagaaaatacaaaaaacacccAAACCAAATTAAGAGTATCAATTAACTTGATGTTcgacaaataaaaaatgtatataatacagagaaacaagtGATAAAGCTTgacttattgaatatcaggtccctttctatgAAAGCACTTTTTgaaaatgatatgatcactgatcataacctagatgcaCGCTGTAAATTCAGCTCTTTGCTACAAGTACAGTAGAAACCATCATCTGAACTGAACTCTACTTTTCTGAATTGCTCAGCATATCCAATAATTCAGAAAACtcgatgtaatagaaactatggactctctcttttcatGTTAGATAcggttgctccagtgcgcttaagaatgattaagaaaaacagtgcgACACgatggtataacgatcacactcacTCTCTAAAGAGAGCAGCACGAAAAATGGaatgcagctggaggaaaacaaaactacaggtttttcgtactgcttggcatgaatgtaatttatcttatagaaaaccattaaaaactgccagattgGACTACTTTGtctcttttagaagaaaacaaacataaccctaggtatctATTCAATACAGTGgtaaattaatgaaaaataaagcaGCAACAgatgcagacatttcccaacagcacagcagtaatgactttatgaactactttacttccaagattgacactattagagataaaattgtagcCATACAGCCGCCtgctacagtatcacatcaggtatgctatagatctcctgaggaacattTCAAtgcattctctattataggagaggaagaattgtataaatttgttaaatcatctaaacctacaacatgcatgttagaccttATTCCATCTGatctactaaaagaggtgcttccagaagttatagatcctcttctgaatataattaattcatcattatcattaggatatgtccccaaaaccttcaaactggctgttattaagccactcattaaaaaccAAAACTTGGTCCcacctaattaattaattacaggcCAATTTCGAATCACCCTTTTcagtcaaagatactagaaaaggcaGTATCCTCACAATTACGTTCCTTCAtacagaaaaatggtatctgtgaggatttcatcaggaccacaacattcttttaaatagacttgaaaactatgtaggcattaatggtagtgcactggaatggttcaaatcgtacttatctgaccgccatcagtttgtggcaataaatgaagaggtatcactagtgcagtatggagtaccacaaggctcagtactagggccattactttttatgctttacatgttGCTCTTGGAAGATATcgtcaggaaacatggtgttagctttcactgttatgctgatgatactcagcccTATATTTATTTGCAGCCTGGCGAAACATACCagtttgaaaaactaacagaatacATAGCTGAtataaaaactggatggcgagtaatttcttactgctaaattcttaaaaaacagaggtgttaattattggacctaaaacctccacaagtaataacctaaaacactgtctaatactagatggctgctctgtcaattcttcatcatcagttaggaacctaggtgtgctattcgatagcaatctttccttcgaaagccacatttctagtgtttgcaaaactgcatttttccaCCTCAAAAACatagaaattacgacctatgctgtcagtgtcaaatgcagaaacgttaattcatgcgttcataaCCTCAatgatagattattgtaatgctttattgggtggttgttctgcaccatagactgtaaaaaaagatggacgacgcTTCTCCGCTTCATTTCACTATATAAAAATGGAGCTAATGCgtctcaatatggccgctgccatcttgggggaaatgacataatttggagccagagtctgcgcagtagagattcgtttggagccagagtttgCGCAGTTGAGTTTTGTTTGGAGCCAGTGTCTGTGCAGTAGTGTTGCGAGGCCCAAACTCTCACAgacccaatcgcaagatcactatcatgacaccacaccccgttttatagcgttaaataactacctaaaagcgaacttattagaaaaattAACAATTGAACATGAATAAGCAGTATAAGAACTACCTTGCATGATGGAATGcatttttgggaaaaaaatatttgaagtgtaattcgattatttagtttggctcatgtCCCATTAAATTACATGGAGAGGgtgggtttatgacctatactgcagccagccaccggtaTGGcaatcaaaaacttttggcttTACTTTTCGGGACTCGTACAGCACacttgttctgcacgcttaatataCAAACTCCagttggtccaaaatgcagcagctagatttcttactagaaccagaaagtatgaccatattagcctggttctgtcaacactgcactggctccctattaaacattgtataaattttaaaatcttgctaattacttataaagccctcaatggtttagctcctcagtacttgggTGATTtcttatcacattatagtccttcacgtctgCTGCactctcaaaattctggcaatttgataatacctacaatatcaaaatcaactgcgggcggcagatcattttcttatttagcgcctaaactctggaacaatctacctaacactgttcgggaggcagacacaatctgtcagtttaaatctagattagaGACACAtcaatttattatttacaatactgcattattgacacactattgacctgtttaatactgtgaagttgctttgacacaatctgtattgttaaaagcgctatataaataaaggtgacttgacttgacttgtgtGCACTTTGATGGATTAAATAAGGAGCATAATTTACCATACTTGGCAGTTGGCACATGtcacttcactttcactttttcactttcaattggtgcaaaaatattgcttgttttcttttaaaggaagtctaattttagcattttttatattatgtttccagaggtgtaattacaatattactaatgtttttgacagaaatatttaaaattgagtgattttaaaaaattattttaattttaattagatttttgagAGATTAATGACTGTTTTCCACCATTTCCCATCCTCTGACAGTCAGTTTTGGTGTTTTCCTTTTAAAAGGTCAAGTGTAACAGCCAAcatttatgattggctaacataattgcccccATAATAAAACCTCAAAAGGAATTATTGCGTGATGAATTTTTCATTTGCtggttgagtggggagtttgtcccctttcttttttcctagtctctctctaaatttgtttaattttataccCTAGGAGACATAAAATGGTATAtataattgagatcagtctatatagatttcctagatttaattaattgtataacagccaacttaatctctgtagggtaccggacaaccaggatcaagtttggacgccctggtataggatctagcatacatacATTACTTATCTACATGTTGcgatgttaattgctttgtgccattaaactggggttaacttttatctctttgtttttccaccttagacctaacatcgctgaaagaggagagagaagtactgaatgaaactgaagagaaagatcagtttaaAAATCTTAATAATTTTGTATCTGGAGAAAAGGATTTTTGTTtcttagagtctgaaaagacttctaaacaaaaaagagctcaaaagacaggaACTATCAGTAAtttcacttgctgtcagtgtggaaagagttccaaagaacaaggacaccttaaaaggcaaatgagaattcacactggagagaagccttactcatgcaaacagtgtggaaagagtttccaacaaggacaccttacaaggcacatgagaattcacactggagagaagccttacacatgcatacagtgtggaaaaggtttcattcgtaaaggatgccttaacagacacatgagatttcacactggagaaaagccttactcatgcgaacagtgtggaaagagtttcactcaaaagggaagccttgacaggcacatgagatttcacactgaagagaagccttacacatgcaaacagtgtggaaagagtttcactcgtaaagaaggccttaacattcacatgagagttcacactggagagaagccttacacatgcaaacagtgtggaaaaagtttcaatcGTACAGGacgccttaacagacacatgaaatttcacactggagagaagccttacacatgcatgcagtgtggaaagagtttcactgaaaaaggaaaccttaacagacacatgagatttcacactggagagaagcctcacagatgcaaacagtgtggaaagggttttacTCGTAAAGAATGCCTTAACAGACATATGAGATTGGAGAGAAGCCTCAcagatgcaaacagtgtggaaagagtttcactcgtaaagaatgCCTTAACAGACATATGAGATTGGAGAGAAGCCTCAcagatgcaaacagtgtggaaagggtttcactcgtaaagaacgccttaacattcacatgagagttcacactggagagaagccttacacatgcaaacagtgtggaaacaagtacatgaagattcacaataaagggaagcctaacagatccccttagcaTGGACAGAGTTTCAAAAATCTAATTCACATGGTTTTAATTTGCTCACTTCTACCACCAACATTGCCGGCTTTGTGGAAGGCTGTAATAATCATATTTTAGAACCATTCCTTAAGGAttgtattaggaattgtcttataggacaagGCATAAATATGCTGTATGATCATTTCTACAGGAGTTTAATAGGATccgattttcatcattttgaagaATTCTTATTCATTGCATCTATTACTAACCAATAGTTTTTGCAGTTGATTTTGTAGCATAGCCACATAAGGGGAAGTTTATTTATAGGATTGCTTGCCAATAAGAAGGCTGTGTATGTTTATTGCTTTACCCTGTGTGCTGTTATCTTTGCGTTGTGTATATATATGGAATCGGCGTTCAGGAGAGGCATCGCTCAAAAAGTTTAGAAACAGTACCTGGCGATTGATCCTGTGGATTACTTCTTTTGTTGGCTGTTTTTTCTCCCCCTTGGACTGAGTCTTCTTGTGGagtatacttttttgttttaggATACTTACCTTGAAGGACAATTAAACAACCTGTGCTTTGTGGATTTGCACTCTCGAAAGATAAAAGACTACCGGTGAGACCGATATGAACTCTTGTATATACTGTGCAGTTGGGACGCTGAgagactacacacacacacacacacaccattgtaTTGCACTAATTCAACTTGCTCTGACACTTTGTAATTATTACTTGTATAATACATTTGGTTTGGAAATGGTGGCTGTCTGTGAGTTTACTACGTTCATacatttattcataaaaaaaagaaaaaatctccCGTTCCAAGTAGTGTGAATTCCATGCTCTGTAGGGAAATTGTTACAACTTAAACTCATCTAGTAAGTTTAGTGCAAaacaaatgttctgttttaatttcaATAGTGTTTTAGTTTAGGCTGTTCGGGAGAGGGCTCCAAGCTTGGTAGTAATTCCCAAGCCCGGGGCATTTCCCTTGGCCGGGTGGAGGGGTCAGAGCTCTGCATTTAGCCTGAACCCTATAATCACTACTTTAACCCCCTTAaactgaaggtgaggagacggggtggtggaAGGGTGCTTAAAAACTTGAGATGAAGGAAGGGCTGCTTTGGTTATTTATAGGGAGTCTTTCTCAtgctgattggatagggagtgtgattactGATGGTGATCACAAGTTCACTCTTATGGATAATAAACTGAGCTAAAGTTTAGGCATatctggcgtgctgtccgggagaggtcTTAGAGCTTGGTAGTAATTCCCGAGCCTGGGGCACTTCCCTTGCCCAGGGGAAGGGGTCTGAGCTCGGCATTTGACCCAAATCCAATAAACGCTCCCTCAAAAGTCTAATAATCGCAAGGCAGCAGCCAGATTACCCCCAAAAATTGCCTAGCTTGAGCTGAAGGGATGCTGGACGTTGGTTGTAATAGCGGCCATGCACAAAAATAAAGGAGGAGCTCCTGCGGGAGCAGAACTGTTGTGGCAGTTGGGAATTATGAATAAGGCTCCTGCGAGGGCTGGCACTGATGTGGTAGTGTGAGGGGAAAAAGGCTAGAGGCTCTTGCGGGAGCGGGTACTGCAGCGGCAGTAGGGAGATTAGGAAGTGGCTCCAGTGGGAGCGGGTACTGCTGCGGAAGTGGGGAACTATAAAAGGCACCTGCGGAAGCGAAAAACTGTTGCGGCAGTTGGGAGATAAGGCTCCTGCAGGAGCgggcactgctgcggcagtgagggGGTGGAAGAGGCTCTGGTGGGAGAGGGCGTTGCTGCGGCCATGGGGAAAGGAGAGGGCTACGGGCATGAACTGAGGGAGGATGCGGGGTGAGGTGTCAAGGGGTGCTGATGTGGGGGTTATAGGGATGGATTGTGCAAAACAGATTTACTGATTAGGGTTTGGTGGGCTTCCTTGATGTGGGAATGGTATGATCAGATGCATCTCTTAAAACCAGCAGCCGAGTGTTTGGATTTGATGTTGATgctcttgtaaataaactaccggtgctttttctaagttctcaatgcctcgttttaaatgtcagggcccttggaagtctaccaatgaagtgtggagctactttgtgcctcgcaaatggcgtaaaacagtgatttatttacatggctattccgatgccctgttgactgtcactgacaacctgttgtgagcatcggctaactgaccccagatttcggacagctggacacaaaccgagatgagatatgcaaggtacgttcacactcggtatcatgattcaatacacttcaggtcaaaatcacaccggagttctcctttaaggtgcattaccgcctcacgccgtccggttgaagtatgttatttttatttacccgccacggtggtcggtgggtgaagcgagtttacccgccacaacacaaaatcccccgcatttggctggtgtcgggtgctaatttccatccctggtaGAGATGTTATATTGGGTGAAAGTGAGCCATACAGAAGTATATGGAAAAAATTGGATCCCACTTAGGTACCCTTTGATTGAACTGATTTGGAGGTTTTTGATGATGTTGAGGTAACCCATGTGAAATTAAAGCATACTTGATTGCACTAAAAAAATACTTAGATACAAGGAAGTACATTAGTAGTACAATCTtatattttgtgttaaataaaattgtaaaaatgataTGTTTGGATTTGGATAATAATACTGCTATTTACCTGTTTCAAAGTTATGTTATCTGCTTATTTTAAGGTGATGCCAGATGCTTTGAGATAAGAATGCTTGCAATTGCAAAGTTTGCTTTGTAAGAATGAGTAAGAAACAACTGTGTAAAGACATGCTGATGAGTTATTGCTGTGTAATCAACCACAAAGGTTAACAAGAGGGTACACAGGGGTGAAGAGAGCATGTTGCTACCCCAAGCAGAGTTGAAGCAGATGAAGACCTTGGAGAGGAAACAGAAGAGTGCTAGACGCAGACAGCAACTTAAGAGACAAAGGAAAGACCACCGTCTCATTAAGAATGAGTTGCAGAGACTGCATTAAGCGTAGAGGATACCTGATACCCTAACGAGGGATGCTTAACAGCATCTTCAATAATGCTGTTGAAAAGTTTGATTATATAACGAATAGCTaagctgattttttattttatttttgcattaaacTGCTTTGTATTGTAACCAAAGAATAATAGTTTTATTGTTACTAGTGCCTCTCGTGATATTTTActtataactataaaataaacctCGACCAAGAACAACCACAAGGGGAGTCTTCTACGTCATTCCTGAGGGACTGCAACCTGCGGGCAGGTGAGTACCTTTTGGTTTAGGCAAGATTTTAGTGCAATTgtgaaagtatactaaatacaactgatgtttaaatagatttttagtaCATAGCAACAAAGTGTACTACTGCAGAAATACACATAAATAgtatattagtttattttataataaagagtttattattatatttcttaaaagtatgttttgaatgctttaaaaaatagTTCAATGTTAGTACACTTGTAGATAGTTACCCTAAGTTTAaattaaatagattttatttaagatatattagtaatgtaatcgttaaaattactttttcccaAACCTTCTACTTAAGTAGACTTAATATTAATACACTAATTAGTACTACACTTACATTCCTAGGTGAAAAGTGcagtaaaatacaatttatttaagtacacttccctaatgtacttaaagtgctctgttTTCATGCACTatatttgtacttaatatactaaaagttattctttagtacttctcaagataaacttaagatcatctaagtgtagtcaactgtgctattttgagacaccatgaagatgaactgaaATGTGCTTTGAAccagaggtggaaagagtaataaaatatgctactcaagtaaaagtactgttacttcaatgaaattttacttaagtacaagtaaaagtactggtcaaaaatctactcaagtaaaaATAAGAAGTAACTCATTTAAAGTTGTAC
Proteins encoded in this region:
- the LOC141334111 gene encoding uncharacterized protein; the protein is MAFIKVEIEDMTIEETLKHEDTEEQTKMVFIKEENEDMSEEAFRVKHEDTEEQTDLTSLKEEREVLNETEEKDQFKNLNNFVSGEKDFCFLESEKTSKQKRAQKTGTISNFTCCQCGKSSKEQGHLKRQMRIHTGEKPYSCKQCGKSFQQGHLTRHMRIHTGEKPYTCIQCGKGFIRKGCLNRHMRFHTGEKPYSCEQCGKSFTQKGSLDRHMRFHTEEKPYTCKQCGKSFTRKEGLNIHMRVHTGEKPYTCKQCGKSFNRTGRLNRHMKFHTGEKPYTCMQCGKSFTEKGNLNRHMRFHTGEKPHRCKQCGKGFTRKECLNRHMRLERSLTDANSVERVSLVKNALTDI